GGGATAACTTGGAGATGTAGTAAAGTTGAAAAGtgatgaattgattatgaaatGTTATGAATGATCATGTATGATACTTGGCTTGACTGATTAAATGATCTGAGATACGAAATTCCTTGGAtaaagtaccgtggcttgccaccacgtgtactaagttgaaaactcgatactatgttgaccctacgacgtaagggtGATCGGGCACTTATAAATTCTTGGGAATGTTAACCctcattgagcaatattgattatttgagaaaaatctATTCATAGACTTTTAGGGATGCACGTCGAGGGACAGTTTAAAATTTTCGGACTTATCGGGTTGGTTGGATAACCAACATATGAGCCTCATCaaccataggacaggcatgcatcatatgcatactacttgaattacttgtttgtgcattaaTTGGGTGTGCCTAAGTGTACTTGCcatgttaaatgtatatttgttacctgcagtatttgtaaccttcttgtgcttgccttCATTTGTTTATTTGTCTGTGAAATGCTAACGGAGATGGAGGTATGGAAGAATGGCAGTACGGGACTTAAATTTAAGATTAAGTTAGGTTTAGATATTCTTAGTaaaccaccttttatggcttctgtttaataTTTTAAGCTCTACAATCTGAGTGTCGGTgatctaggattgcctctggcatttccaggaccttatatattatgtgtgtagcacctttaccatactaagaacctatggttctcaccccatactctgttgttgtttttcatatgcaggttGAGAGGCGTCTCGTTAGGCGTCTAGACTCCTGAAGCGAAATGGTTACTGGGTTATTTTGTTATACAGAGATgcatatatatgtacttagctttTTCTCTGcataacttattcttttttatcctcttagaggtttatgggGAAGCaggattttgtttatgtacatttgggttttggatatatatatatatatgtgtgtgtgtatgtgtgtgtgtgtgtgtgtgtgtgtgtgtgtgtgtgtgtgtgtgtgtgtgtgtgtaaatATCCTCCGGCCATCCCTGACTTTGCGAGCTGAGTTAgaagcttgttattttgtaactTTGGCTCTCTATTCCTACTTTTATTATCTTATGTTTGATAGTTATAGTTTTCTTCAGACGCGAGTTATTCCATTTCCGAAGTGTTGCGCTTTTCATTTcgcgattttgttttacccatttttcaagactcctagtttattatattctttctgCTATTACatgtatgtattttaattttagaagttGTAGCACctcgccacctctgttttacatcctaggtgtaaaCCTCTATGTGGTAGGATGTTATAtatctccttttctttttctattttgtgcAGAAGGCCTCTCTTTCTTGCTACACAAAGCAGAACAAAACTGGCAAATTTAAGGGATCCAAATTACAAGATGTCCTAAGgttaatcatttattttttgcaGATGATTCTATATTATTCTGTAAGGCATCAGAAGACAATTGTGGGAGGATCCTAGATTTATTAGGGGACTTTGAAAGCTTCAGTGGCAAAAAAGTTAACCTTAATAAATCTGCAATCTTCTTTAGCAATAACACTCCTCATAATATACGTACATCACTTGCTATTACTATGAATATTTCACACATTGGAGCTCAAGACAAGTATTTGGACTAGCTTCTTTAGTAAATAAATCGAAAAATACCACCTTTTTTGCTATCAAAGAAAGGGTTATCAAAAAAGTCCAAGGCTGGAAACGATGTCTTTTATCTAATGGATGAAGACAAGTATTACTAACGGTAGTAAGAGAAGCAATCCTGATATATACCCTGTCTTGTTTCAAACTTTCAGAAAATCTAATCAAGGAAATCCATGGCATTCTTAATCAATTATGGTGGGGTCAACAAGCTGCAGAACGTCATATGGTTTGGATTAGTTGGGATACAATGACAAGGGATAAGAAAGAAGGAGGGCTTGGTCTTTAAAGACCTACGTGCACAAAATTTAGCTCTCCTAGGTAAACAATGTTGGAGAATTGCCACTAATTCTAATTCTTTATTATCTAGAAtcttaaaaggaaaatatttcaGATATAATTCTATTCTAGATGCAGAGTTGGGGTCCTTACCTTTTTGGGGATGGAAGAGTATCCTTGCAGGTAGAAGTGTCGTTAAAAAGGGGTTAAAATGGAGAGTTGGTTCTGGAACAGCAATCCAAATCTTTAGAGATTCGTGGCTCCCACCTCTGTATCCATTCTCAGTACCAGCTCTTTCAAGTCAGTCTCAAGCTGGACATTCAATCTTCTTAGTTCGTGATCTGTTCTATACACATAAGCAATGGAATCAGTCCCTAATTGATTCAATATTTTCTCAAGATGTTGTCTAGAAAATTCTATCTACAGTATCAGGAGAAGGGGAAGATGAAATTCAATGGACACTCAACAGATCCAAGATATATGATGTAGTTTCAGGATATAGAGTTGCTTACCTTTCCACCATGTTTCTCTAGAATTTTGTCCAAATATCATGCAACAACCGAAAATATGGAATTTTCTTTGGAGTCTGACAGCCCCACACAAGATTCAGGTATTCAGGTGGAAGTTCCTCCATGAAAAACTTCCCGTCATGCAGCTCATAAATCAGCGATTCCCAAGTACTTCACCAACTTGTCCCATTTGCAATGCTGAACCAGAATTCTTGTTACATTGCATCTTCAATTGTCCAGATGCTTCAGAGACTTGGAGCAAGAGTCCAATAGCGCACTTGACCCCAAATCCGAATTACATCTCCTTTTTCGATTGGTAGAGACCCCAAGTTGTTGCCCCGGATTCCCGATTTGTGAGTAAGAACTCGGCCGGTTTTGCTTTGATTATTGCCTGGCATATATGGAAAGAAAGGTGTAAGAGGGTGTTCGAACGCCAATCTATGAATCCTTAAGAACTTCTGGCAATTGCAACCAAACAAAATCAGAAACTTGTAAACTTACCCACTGAAACCCTAATTTAATTCCAACTTTGCTTTCTTCTtagtttcattatttttattgtgcCTCGCTAATTTTTAAGCGAAGGATGAGAGAACCCCACTTTCTTTTGTGTAGTCATGAATTTTggacaaaatattttatttcatttgaaataaaataatctaCTGTCTTTgaggaataaaaaaatcaatagtTATTAAGAcatttattattaacaaaaataaaacccaagttatttaaaattgtaCAATTATTGTTTTATATCACATAAGGGCAAATCACACATATAAACCAAATAGAGCTTAAAATTACACAATTCTACCAAAAGAACAATTTTATGTAATTCGAGTCAGCCTGTTTCGAATTACCCATTCCAACACTAATTTGAATCAGACCAATTCAAATTACTGGAGATACACATTGGTTTATGTAATTCGAAACAGCATGAGTTGATTTATGCATGCATGTGAAGTCCCTACTAATTCGAAACAGGCTGTTTCAATTTACCCCCTGGTTTTGTTCTTATATAATTCGAATAGAGCTGATTTGAATTACTATGCGTCGAGCTATTACAAATTTTTACAGTATccctaacatttttttaagccttttttaaaattattttgtatgaaataaaatctttttgtggtataatttaaataaatttattaaaaaaatttataaaaaaatatatttactcaatttttaaatataataatactcTTTTACATAATTANNNNNNNNNNNNNNNNNNNNNNNNNNNNNNNNNNNNNNNNNNNNNNNNNNNNNNNNNNNNNNNNNNNNNNNNNNNNNNNNNNNNNNNNNNNNNNNNNNNNTAGTCCCATTCAAATTATATAAGAACAAAACTAGGGGTAAATCGAAACAGCTTGTTTCGAACTTCACATGCATGCATAAATCGAGTCCCGTTCGAATTATATAAGAACAAAACCAGGGGTAAATCGAAACACCTTGTTTCGAACTTCACATGCATGCATAAATCGACTTAGGCTATTTCGAATTACATGACCAATTCAATTTGTGTGTATCTTTAATAATTCGAATTGGTCTGATTCGAATTAGTGTTAGAATAGGTAATTCAAATGAGGCTGATTCAAATTACATATCCTTCTGGTAGATCCTTGTAACGTTTTTTCTTTTGGTAGATTTATGTAATTTTGAGCTCCATTTAGTTTATACTAGCAGAGTAGCCCGTGCATTCACACGGCATCATATATTATTGTTTAGATTTGGAAAGAAAAAGACTAAATCTTTCTATCCTTAAGTTATTACTgttggaataaattaatttcaataacccagatcatccatattgaatcaccaaaaaatatattataatgcGGAAGCGTACCTTTACTCATAAGAGTCAGAAATTGATGGAAGAATTTGGATCTTGTAGTTCTTTCGATCTTCTTCAACCAAAGCCTTCTGTATCCCTACGTGGCTGAATTGTGACTCTTTTGATGGGAAAAGAATAACAAAGGCGGCTTTGGTATATTGGGGACCGAAACCCTGATggtctatttatatttgagcatggcacccattaaaccctaaagtccaaataaaatagtatctaaaacccaagagataacatatctaaaatccaaaaagataattatctaaggaacaaaagataatatctggttttattctcatttaattccaaatcaaaagtactTTGAaaataatgacttattcaatttagcatttataacaataaatgagatcaccattatataagtcatttaatttgaaatagcataatttgtgattataattaatatatgtattacccacaaataaattagaaaattaaataatttcctaacaatctcCCACTTGGGCTATACATATATTCTTTCTTGACATAATCACATCTTATAAACTTTATGCGCGCATATGAATGCTATTTCTCTCATTACTTTAACAATCTGGTCCGTATCATACATTAGATATGGAACTACCGTAGCTTTTATCACATTAATATCGTGACTAAACCACGACAATCACAATCCTAATATACTTAACGACATAGATTAAATTTGGATGAGTAATATGGAAATTACATGCCAAGtgatctcatgcatgtctattttCAGCTGGTCCAACTTTAAAACTTTATTGAGATCAAACACAATACAAGTAttacaaaatgaacatttcacataacatgaaataaaccatcaacttaattctgcagaaaaaataactcaatatcTGTCATAGAACatatagtataaaaaataaactccCACTAAACCAAGGCATTACCAATATTGACACCCATCCGAGCAGTGTGCTCATAAAAGACTTTAGGGATCAATCCCTTGGTTAATGGGTCTGCTAGCATGTACTCTATTCCTATATGTTCTATGGAAATCTGTTTTTCTTAAACTTTCTCCTTGACAACTAAGAACTTGATGTCTATATGCTTCGATTTTGTCAAGCtcttattgttgttggagtatAGTATTGTTGActtattgtcacaaaatatctttaatggGTTTTCAATGTCATCTACTATATGAAGCTCAGTGACAAAGTTTCGCAATCATATACCATGAAATCGAAATCAGAGTACCTAATGATCTCCAAATTTTCTGATCTCCGATAAATAAGCATGTAGTCCTTTGTTCTCTTTAAATAACGCATTACGCGTATAACGGCTATCCAATTATCCCTTCCTGGATTGCTCAAGTACCTACCCAATACTCCCACtataaatgatatatcgggACGTGTGTAGACTTGAGCATACATTAAGCTCCCTAGTGCTGATGCATAACGTTTATCATGCATGGTTGTCCTCGCAAGATCATTTTTAGGGCATTGTTTTGAGACTGAACTTGTCTCCTTTAGTTACGGGTGTGTCCATTGGTCTACAACTTTCCATGCCATATCTActtaaaaatctttttgatATAGTTTTTTTGTGATAATCTAAGAATACATTGAGAGCGATCTCTTAGTATCTCGATTCCTAATACAAAAGAGGCATcaccaagatctttcatttcAAATTCGTTCGATataaatttcttagtttcatgCAACAAGCCTATATCGCTACTGGCAAGTAGAATGTCATCAAGGTATAAGACCAAAAAAAGTATTTACTCCCACTGAACTTGTGGTATATACATTTCTCTATAATATTTACCTCAAAACCATATGAGTTAATAACTTGATGAAAATTGTGATACCATTAACGGGAAGCTTGTTTGAGATAATAGATGggttttctcctttttttttggaTCTCATTAATGGTACTTCTTGAGGTTGTTGAGCTTGCTGCATGGATTGGAGTTGCGGAGGATTCTCATTATTTTCCTGTGCTATAGCAGTATCTTAAGCAACAATGATATTCTCATTATTATTTTGTACTGTAACTGGATCTACAGTAGGATTTTTATTGTGCTCTTGTACTATAACTGTATCTTGAACAATAATAGGTACAAATACCTTATTATTATCAGTTCAGAATCCTCATCAAAAGCACCATTCCTAATATTTCCTTCTCCCCAAACTCAACATCCTCAAGAAATCTCGCATTTCCTGTTTCAAAATAGACCTTGATGCAggattgtaaaacttgtacccCGGTAAACGCTCAGCGTAACCAACAAAGTAGCAACTAATTGTTCTTGAGTCCAATTTTCTTTCATGCGGCCTATAAAGTCGCGTCTTAGCTAGACATCCCTAAATATGTAAATGTTTTATACTGGGCTTTTTTCCAGTACAAATTTCATAAGGGGTTTTGTTAACTACTTTGTTTAGTACCCTATTAAGGATGTATACTGCGGTCTTTAAGACTTCTTTCCAGAGTAATTCAGGCAAGGAATAATGACTAATCATACTTCTCATCATGTTCTTAAGAGTTCAATTCCTTCGCTCTGCAACACCATTCATGCTAGGTTTGCCTGGCATGGTGTATTGCGGAACAATACCAAACTCCTCTAGAAAAAGAGCAAAAAAGGCCCGGAACGTTGCTCACCTGAACTATCATATCTTCTGTAGTATTCACCACCACGATCATATTTGacagctttaattttctttccaagttAAAGTTCAACTTCAACTTTGAAAGACTTGAAAACATCCAAGACTTGGGACTTTTCATGAGATAAATATAGATATCCATAACGAGAATAATCATTTATGAACGTAATAAAGTACCGTGTCCATTCCAAGAGACAATAGGGAATGGGCCACATATATCGTTATGTATCAGTTCTAAGACATCTTTAGCTCTCTCGGCACCTAATTTCCTTTCATTTGTCCTTTTCCCCTTTATCCACTCAATGCAGACTTCAAAGTCTGCCAAATTTAGGGGTCCAAGAATTCCATCCGACATAAGCCTCTGAATTCTCTGTTTAGACATGTGGCCTACGCGTTTGTGCCATAATGatgccaaattctcatttagtttttgttttgtacCTGTTTGCAGTATTTcattattataggaatttaagTCAATCCTATATAGATTATCCACCAAATGACCAGAGCGAATATTATTCGAATTATAAAAGAGATTGACTTTATTGTCTTCAAACGAACAAAAATAACCTGATTTGTCCAAACGAGAAACAGAAACCAAATTTCGTCTAAATAATGGTACATAAAATGTCTCTAATAAATGCAAGTAAAATCCACTCGTGGAACATAATCTAAAGGTTTCTATAGCTTCGACTGCAACTATATTGCCGTCTGCCACATAGATGTATCTTTCAGCATCATTTGGCGGTCGGCTCCACAGGCAATCCTGCATAGTAACACTTACATGAGTAGTAGTAGCAGAATCTACCCACCAAGTATCACCAGGTGCAAAACTTAAACTAGCCTCAGAATAAACGAAAGTAAGAATTATACCCTTCTTTATACGCCAAGTGGCATATTTGGTACAATCTTTCTTCATGTGTCCCACCTTCTTACAGAAGAAAAAACAGGTTGAAACTTGATCCTATTTCTTAGCCTTTTTCTACTGAGAAGGCATATTCGTAGTAGTATCATGCTTTCTTTTATACTGAGAAGATGAAGGCATGTGAGAACTTTCAGTCTTATCTTGTTGTcgcttcttttcttcttgcacAAAGTGAGATATAAGCTCATTTAAGGACCAAGTGTCCTTTAGAGTATTATAACTCACTTTGAATTGCCCAAAGTGTGCAGGAaggaaaatcaaaatgaaataCACGAGTAAATCTTCAAACAACTCTAACTTTAGTGCTTTCAATTTTGAAACAAGATGTGACATTTTCATAATGTACTCCCTTATGTTTCCTTTACCTTTATACCTCATGGAGATAAGTTTGCTCAAAAGACTACTTGCCTCcgtcttttcattcttagtaaagaatttttcaaCATCCTTTAGGAACTGTTTGGCATCTTTATCCTCAATAATTGAGCCCCGAAACACCTCAGGAATTGAGCGTTTCATGATCATAATGCTCATTCAATTGGATCTCTCTCACTTCTCTATTTTAACCTCATTAAGGTTTTTCGGAGTGGAAGTGGGTTTCTCCTCTCGAAGAGCTATATCTAGATCCATACAACCGAGGACAATCTCCACGGTATCCtttcaaactttaaaatttgaaCAATTCAACATAGGAATACTGCTAATTTGTGCAGAAACATTGGTAGTTAAAACCATAGTTTCTAGATTAGAACAAATAAACATGCAGtaaatattagttaaataatgggaaaaaatccatattgagatatctagaacaacattaattttcaatctttggatagaaaaattaactgtaagtgatactctcattgcagtaatcaaatattgtcaaaattcTTGTCACATATGAAGCCTTTCTTTGGACCGACTTAATGCGCACATGGAGACTTAAACTTCGCAACCTATTTATTAccatatatattttctattaattggccaaacaataaccttcctttgggccgattattgagtataattaatagaaaataaacaaaagtgtgcaatgcttattatttggccaaacaataaacttcatttgggccgattattgtccgcataaataataagcattactttattcttaatttgttacCCAATATATGTATGTAATTTGGCCAAATATAGATCTTCCTTTAGGCTGATCAATATTCGCATGAATTACATAACACCATATTTCTaatgttttaaataaatcaattttcacaaaAGAGACTACTTTGGCAGCATAATATTCAAACAATTTATTCCAAAActaactttttataaaattgatgaGTACAATAATCCTTATATCCCAaaaggataatcaattaattttgtaCCAAATTAATGGCACacacaattaaatttaaaacaattatataatactctactaatattttagaataaatcaattattattatatcaaaAAATTGGATACGAtgacatatatattttaaaaccaAATGCCAAGAGTTCATGTACGGTCACAATGAACATAAATATTATGAATAtcatatcatataaaaaaataaccaaaatatgCTTCTTATAAGCACGCAGTAATATATATAGAGATGTTCATACATGCTTGATgttacacatatatatatatatataaataattgcaGCAGTCCAGGGCGTtcgcattaaaaaaaaatctttatgcTCGTGGATCAGTACCAATTATATATGACGCGCACATATACGTATATATCGAtccaaacaaaataatataaaattgatatttttttatgactaaATTATGAATAGCTCTGATATCACTTATtggaataaaataatttcaataattCAGATCATCtatattgaattataaaaaaatatattataatgcaAAAGCATACCTTTACTCATAAGAGTCAGAAATTGATGGAAGAATTTGCATCTTGTGATTCTTTCgatcttcctcaatcaaaacttTCTGTTTCCTTAGGTGGCTGAATTGTGACTCTTTTGATGGGAAAAGAGTAACAAAGGTGACTTTGGTATATTGGAGACCGAAATTCTGGaggtctattt
The Arachis duranensis cultivar V14167 chromosome 5, aradu.V14167.gnm2.J7QH, whole genome shotgun sequence genome window above contains:
- the LOC127747595 gene encoding uncharacterized protein LOC127747595; amino-acid sequence: MKRSIPEVFRGSIIEDKDAKQFLKDVEKFFTKNEKTEASSLLSKLISMRYKGKGNIREYIMKMSHLVSKLKALKLELFEDLLVYFILIFLPAHFGQFKVSYNTLKDTWSLNELISHFVQEEKKRQQDKTESSHMPSSSQYKRKHDTTTNMPSQ